The Congregibacter litoralis KT71 genome contains a region encoding:
- a CDS encoding GTPase domain-containing protein, translating into MNNPSETARSTNRTEPSDDLRSVASDVATIWLIGKSGAGKSSLIQKLTMSSSAELGTGVRPCTLRTARYDVPESSPLLRFLDTRGIGEAGFDADVELRTLSSLSHAVIIVVNLSDAMQQPVADILGALRKIERRSLNRKVCVIYTHSDEIDDDRTRLRLFRSSQEMISKAWGEEVAHCLVNLADPHDRTSPGSDSLDKLLQSFVPWAGAVFEETRFRQREKHAFDQIRDKIQGYATAAAASDTLPIAGLVAVPTIQGKMMHWVVGQCNMAWSQRLFAEFLAMLGGAFAMKYALHLGERQLIKAIPGWGQTVGTAVAATTTYASTFALGRSLFYYLFAKLHQREVDTHHLKAMYREALMNKGLNSSRRPSTSSV; encoded by the coding sequence ATGAACAATCCCAGTGAGACAGCCCGAAGCACAAACCGAACGGAACCATCAGACGACCTGCGATCAGTTGCATCAGATGTAGCGACAATTTGGTTAATAGGAAAAAGTGGTGCGGGTAAGTCATCGCTGATACAGAAACTGACCATGAGTTCATCCGCCGAGCTAGGGACCGGAGTTCGGCCTTGCACACTACGGACCGCGCGATACGACGTGCCAGAGTCATCGCCCTTGTTACGTTTCTTGGACACACGCGGGATTGGAGAGGCGGGCTTCGACGCTGATGTCGAGCTACGAACGCTCAGCAGCCTGAGCCACGCGGTGATCATCGTCGTTAATCTTAGTGATGCGATGCAGCAGCCCGTTGCTGACATCCTGGGTGCATTACGAAAAATTGAGCGTCGATCTCTGAACAGAAAGGTTTGTGTGATTTATACCCACTCGGATGAAATTGACGATGACCGCACTCGTTTAAGGCTTTTTCGTTCATCGCAAGAAATGATCAGTAAGGCTTGGGGAGAGGAGGTGGCTCACTGCTTGGTGAACCTTGCGGATCCCCATGACCGCACATCACCAGGCAGCGATTCGCTGGACAAATTACTGCAGAGCTTCGTGCCTTGGGCTGGTGCCGTTTTTGAGGAAACGCGCTTTCGCCAACGCGAAAAACACGCTTTCGATCAGATTCGCGATAAAATTCAAGGCTATGCGACTGCGGCGGCTGCAAGCGACACCCTTCCGATCGCGGGCTTGGTCGCTGTTCCTACAATTCAGGGAAAGATGATGCACTGGGTAGTAGGTCAGTGCAATATGGCTTGGAGCCAGCGCCTTTTTGCTGAGTTCCTCGCGATGCTCGGCGGGGCGTTTGCCATGAAGTACGCTCTCCACTTGGGAGAGCGTCAGTTAATAAAAGCGATACCGGGATGGGGTCAGACGGTCGGGACCGCGGTTGCAGCAACCACTACATATGCCAGCACTTTTGCCCTCGGGCGCAGCCTCTTTTACTATCTCTTTGCCAAGCTACATCAACGCGAAGTTGATACTCACCATCTAAAGGCCATGTACCGCGAGGCGCTCATGAACAAGGGCTTGAATTCATCGCGACGGCCGAGCACTTCGTCGGTATGA
- a CDS encoding AI-2E family transporter yields the protein MSVAETNRRPDIEIADKAGVSSEAALLDASDEGSSMLRIDDSQSASTNALEALILPLRVLALLAVLGALVVGESVFIPLALAVLASLALRPIVRSVHATAGVPAPLTAALIVSIITVLLVSGLYSLGEPAKEWLKEAPNALRALQRQASEVRGPLEDMRETRAVITDLSNGSAKGKTEIFVNSESVVEQSVMMKTSEGFAYSVATLVMLFFILGWGDRLFRNAIALLPGFAERRGAVQVAQAIESAIGRYLLMITLINSCLGFAVAALSYFIGLPNPVLWGVVAALLNYMPYIGAAITTLVLLAVSLISQPLEFPILTAPLAFLVLTTFEGYIVTPYAVGRSLTLNPLIVFFSLLVCFFLWGGIGALLAVPILVSFKVALEGSGRSASLAARTLS from the coding sequence ATGAGCGTCGCAGAAACCAATCGCCGGCCTGATATTGAAATTGCTGACAAAGCGGGCGTGTCCTCGGAAGCAGCGCTTCTAGACGCGTCTGACGAGGGCAGCTCAATGCTCAGAATAGATGATTCGCAGAGTGCGAGTACAAACGCTCTGGAAGCTTTAATACTTCCTTTGCGAGTGCTCGCCTTGCTAGCCGTGCTAGGCGCCTTGGTGGTTGGCGAGAGCGTTTTCATTCCCCTTGCATTGGCGGTGTTGGCAAGTCTCGCGCTCCGCCCTATCGTGCGCTCAGTGCACGCAACGGCCGGAGTGCCGGCACCTCTCACGGCAGCCTTAATCGTTAGCATCATTACAGTGCTTCTCGTATCTGGGTTGTATTCCCTTGGCGAGCCTGCAAAAGAATGGTTGAAAGAGGCGCCGAATGCCTTGAGAGCCCTGCAGCGTCAGGCTTCGGAAGTGCGTGGCCCCCTGGAGGACATGCGCGAGACTAGAGCGGTGATCACGGATCTAAGCAACGGCAGTGCGAAGGGCAAAACAGAAATCTTTGTCAACTCGGAAAGCGTGGTCGAGCAGAGTGTAATGATGAAAACAAGCGAGGGCTTTGCTTATTCTGTGGCAACGCTTGTTATGTTGTTTTTTATCCTCGGCTGGGGTGACAGGCTGTTTCGCAATGCCATTGCATTGCTTCCCGGCTTCGCTGAACGTCGCGGAGCAGTCCAGGTCGCTCAGGCAATCGAAAGCGCTATTGGTCGTTATCTGTTGATGATTACGCTGATCAACAGTTGCCTTGGATTTGCAGTGGCTGCTCTGTCTTACTTCATCGGACTGCCGAATCCCGTTTTGTGGGGAGTCGTCGCGGCGCTCCTAAATTATATGCCGTATATTGGCGCTGCAATAACCACCCTTGTGCTACTCGCTGTGTCACTCATATCCCAGCCTCTCGAGTTTCCGATACTGACGGCGCCGTTAGCCTTTCTCGTTCTCACGACGTTTGAGGGTTATATCGTAACGCCTTATGCCGTTGGGAGGAGTCTTACCCTAAATCCCTTGATTGTGTTTTTTTCGCTCCTCGTTTGCTTCTTTCTATGGGGCGGCATAGGCGCCTTACTCGCTGTGCCGATTTTGGTGTCTTTTAAAGTTGCGTTAGAGGGTAGTGGTCGCTCCGCGTCACTCGCAGCTCGGACTTTAAGCTAA
- a CDS encoding Crp/Fnr family transcriptional regulator, with product MADHDSCLVSKLSHYVNLSAADKQLLANIEKTEQDFAADELLYRSGDKIRNLYVVKTGWLIGYSHLPEGGRHITRFYHAGDILGLSTLAFSRFSTDVRAVNKAVLCPFPKSAFEKIFLQSPRLAALLFTLTSREQIILTDRLRATSSLKPSGRLAYLFLNTPDRLRITNSSMTITMNMPLTQQDLGDALGLTNVTVSRTLRAMEAKNLIKRGAGKLTLADEERLIDLCDYENRHQHLDTSWFPSS from the coding sequence ATGGCTGATCACGACAGTTGTCTGGTTTCAAAGCTTTCGCACTACGTGAACCTGAGTGCAGCCGATAAGCAGCTGCTGGCGAACATAGAAAAGACGGAACAGGATTTTGCTGCCGATGAGCTCCTGTATCGCTCTGGCGATAAAATCCGGAACCTCTATGTAGTCAAGACGGGTTGGCTTATCGGCTACTCCCATCTACCCGAAGGTGGACGACACATCACACGCTTTTATCATGCAGGGGATATCCTAGGGCTCTCCACTCTGGCTTTCAGCCGTTTTTCCACCGACGTGCGTGCCGTGAACAAAGCTGTACTGTGCCCTTTTCCGAAGAGCGCATTTGAAAAAATCTTCTTACAGTCACCTCGACTTGCTGCACTTCTTTTTACCTTGACATCCCGAGAGCAAATAATCCTAACGGATCGACTGAGGGCAACAAGCAGTCTTAAGCCTTCGGGACGTTTGGCGTATCTTTTTCTGAATACGCCCGATCGTCTGCGAATCACGAATTCGAGCATGACGATTACGATGAACATGCCACTAACACAGCAGGATCTGGGTGATGCGCTGGGCTTAACAAACGTCACGGTTAGCCGAACGTTGCGCGCGATGGAGGCTAAAAACCTCATCAAACGTGGGGCCGGTAAGTTAACGCTTGCCGACGAGGAACGTTTGATCGACTTGTGCGATTATGAAAATCGACACCAGCATCTTGATACCAGCTGGTTTCCGAGTAGCTGA
- a CDS encoding entericidin A/B family lipoprotein yields the protein MKSRKVKSRFQWVGRRVVTPLRIVITCAAITGLSACNTVEGVGEDVERAGEAVQDATR from the coding sequence ATGAAAAGTCGAAAAGTTAAAAGTCGTTTTCAATGGGTCGGGCGTAGAGTCGTCACGCCACTTCGCATTGTGATCACTTGTGCGGCCATCACGGGTCTGAGCGCCTGTAACACTGTAGAAGGGGTGGGTGAAGACGTAGAACGGGCGGGCGAAGCCGTGCAAGACGCGACTCGGTAA
- a CDS encoding DUF1328 domain-containing protein: protein MIGWAVTFLIIALVAGLLGLSGIAAAAVDIAWILFVVGLVLSIIFFVIGRGRRNL from the coding sequence ATGATTGGTTGGGCGGTAACATTTTTGATTATAGCGTTGGTAGCCGGCTTATTAGGCCTGTCCGGAATCGCCGCAGCAGCGGTCGATATTGCGTGGATCCTATTCGTTGTTGGGCTCGTCTTGTCCATCATATTCTTCGTGATAGGACGCGGCCGTAGGAATTTGTAG
- a CDS encoding helix-turn-helix domain-containing protein, whose protein sequence is MQLNDKHDTAVSFDEDTLTLISDYPWPGNVRELRHSVERAYILSDQTVTPGSLLLDSDITAKIVSSVSRRALNLRLGTSLAQCEKIIILETLRAQQGDKASTSKLLGISLKTLYSRLKLYQDRQAERGVEGTNVGNDTVTLHARSA, encoded by the coding sequence ATGCAACTCAACGATAAGCACGATACTGCCGTTAGTTTTGATGAAGACACCTTGACGCTTATTTCTGACTACCCATGGCCTGGAAACGTGCGTGAACTAAGGCATAGTGTCGAACGGGCTTACATTCTCTCGGACCAGACGGTTACGCCGGGTAGCCTTCTGTTGGACAGTGACATCACAGCCAAAATAGTATCGTCAGTATCTCGGAGAGCGCTGAATCTGCGTTTGGGCACGTCTTTGGCTCAATGCGAGAAAATTATTATCCTCGAAACGTTGCGCGCCCAGCAAGGCGACAAGGCCTCCACATCCAAACTCCTTGGTATAAGTCTTAAGACGCTGTATAGCCGCCTAAAGCTTTACCAAGATAGGCAAGCCGAACGTGGCGTGGAAGGGACAAATGTCGGAAACGACACTGTCACCTTGCACGCCCGCTCAGCCTGA